Below is a genomic region from Candidatus Poribacteria bacterium.
TAAGTTCGGTGGATTGGATTTCAGTGTCCGTGCGCTGATTTCTAAAGCCTTATCAAATTCGCCCGATCTATGGTGGTTTTTAATCTGCGTTGCCAGATTTTGTTGCTGATTATTACTTGGCATTTGAAGAAATTCCCCTTTCTCTTGTAAACGCTTTCGTGCCCGGTGGAGCCGACTCACAATGGTATTCACCGGCACACTCAAGAAATCGCCTATTTCCTTTGTTGTCATTTCATCCAGATAGTAGAGGGTCATTACCGTGCGTTCACTCTCCGGCAGTTTTGCCAGAAGTTCTTCAACGATTTCATAACGACGCTCAATTGCTTCTGCCTCGCGCTGATCCAATATATAACGCTCGTAAGTTAAGTTATCTATTGCTTTTACAGACGTGTCATCCAGCGGTTGCATCGCAGGCTTTTGCTTTCGCATCCAACCAATGCAAAGTCGATTCACAATGGCGTAGAGCCACCCAGCAAATTGACTCGGATCCTTGAGTGTCGAAAGTTTTTCATAAGCTTGGAGAAAAGTGTCTTGCGTAATCTCTTCAGCATAGTGAAAATCGCCGATTTTTCGCCACACAAGGGTATGAACACTTTTTTGATACTTTTGAACTAAAGCGTTAAACGCCTCGTCGTCGCCTGACAGAATTTTGCGAATTAACTGAACGTCGTCTTCTCTTTCCACGAAGTTTCCTCCTAACGAACAGATTGGGCACGTTCACATTTGCCAAAAGGATTAATCAAATGCTGAGTCTTGTAGAATTAAACGATACAATGCAGTTCATGCCCGCTGCTGTTTTTTAAGACGCGATTTTAGGCAGGAAAAATTGCATAATTTGAAAAAAAGTGAAAAAATCTGGATTTTTTAGGAATTATGTCGCGGATGTTAGGTTCTGGACGCATAGGTTATATTTCCACTGGATTGGTTACATCCACATCCATAGTGGATATATCGCAAGTCCCTGATAAGGGGGATTTAGGGGGTTTCTTGCATGAGAAGCCCTTATTCGACAAGACTCTCAAACTATTTATGAAACGCTCTGTGAAAAACTGACGAAATCCGATGAGGAAATTGGGGGTTGTGTTCGGATCGCTTGAAAAGAAATTGGTTGGAATCAATTCAAAATATTAGGGCTATTCAGCCGCCCTTGGAGGATAACCGAATAGCCCTAAATAAGCACACGGTTAAGAACCGCGCTTAGGGACAAAAACTCTATTCAAAACCACTGACCTTCGCAGCTTCAGGCGCGCGGGTCGGGAGTTCTTTCTTGGCTAACGTGTCTTCAGGCACGTAACCGGAGTAGTCAGAAATCTGACCGTGTGTCAACGCGTACACCACAACGTTCGTCATGAAACGATACACACCGGGTGAATAGTGGACACTACGTGTCGGGAGGCTGACAGACTCCATCGCGCACATGTAGTCACGACGGACAACGATAACGGACAACTTTTCACCGACGGAGATACCTTCGAGGTAGTTCCGTTTCGGCGGACGTGTACCCCACCAGAAGATGTCGAAACCGACGGGGGGACCACCCATTTCATAGAAGTTGTCATAGACTTCGTGATCGTTGGGAATCCGCTCAATTTGATACTCAGGCATGACGTAACGCATCTGTGCGAGGAAGAGACGAATCATCGCCTGTGCAGGCGCATTCACACCGCAGTCGTCAAAGACGAGGAATCCGCCCTTTTCAACGAAATACCGACGCATACCAGCGGCTTCAGTTTCGGTGAGACGGCTATCCATCTTACCACCACCATATTGCCGTCCAAGCAAGTTACGAGAACGGACGAGTGATGGATCGTGTCCTGTCATAAAGACGAAAGGTGTCTTGAAGAGGTTGGCATCTGTAAGTTTCAATGCGCCGCCTTCAACGTTCATGTCAGTTTTAATTTTGGTACGTTCGTTGAGCCACTTCGTCAATGCGTTCAAGGAAGAGGCATCAGCCCACCAGTCAGAGAGACTGTGGCGGATCCGTGTGAAACGGAATACGCCGCGGATGTCTTTACCTTTACCGATAACACGACCACCGGGTTCGCCTCTGGGCAGGGGTGGTACTTCAACGTTACCGAGTGTGATGTTTTCAACGACATCACCGAGCGCATCGCGTGCGGCACCGACGTTTTCAACCATCGCGAGTCCGGGTGGACGTTCAAAGGCGACCTTCACCTGCACTGCGGTCCCTGCGACACCACGACCGATGTTAGCCGGTCCAGCGGAAGGCGCAGTTGCCACGGGTGCGGAGAACGCCAAGGCACCGGGTGCATCCGAAACGGGGAGGTCGGCGTGTGTTACAACTGTCGGCACGGGGGCGTTTGGTGTAACCACTCTCGGAACG
It encodes:
- a CDS encoding DUF4159 domain-containing protein — translated: MSAKRTSGAFMTSLVLHVIIAAIAGIYLVTQTEQFKDLVGAEVLQPKEPPKPKVRKPVVKPVIKPTVPTQNTVVVEQVQVQPRVTTAFVAKSNFQPQTVLEFSNQTVKVDAPINPNVPRVVTPNAPVPTVVTHADLPVSDAPGALAFSAPVATAPSAGPANIGRGVAGTAVQVKVAFERPPGLAMVENVGAARDALGDVVENITLGNVEVPPLPRGEPGGRVIGKGKDIRGVFRFTRIRHSLSDWWADASSLNALTKWLNERTKIKTDMNVEGGALKLTDANLFKTPFVFMTGHDPSLVRSRNLLGRQYGGGKMDSRLTETEAAGMRRYFVEKGGFLVFDDCGVNAPAQAMIRLFLAQMRYVMPEYQIERIPNDHEVYDNFYEMGGPPVGFDIFWWGTRPPKRNYLEGISVGEKLSVIVVRRDYMCAMESVSLPTRSVHYSPGVYRFMTNVVVYALTHGQISDYSGYVPEDTLAKKELPTRAPEAAKVSGFE